CGGCGCTCTTGCGCGCACGCGCGAGGCGGTCGAACACTGTCGCACCGACAGACTCCGTCGAGGGAAGCAAATCCGCGTCGAGCCCGCCGCGCGGTCCATCCGCCCATGCGATCGCCGCGCCACGCGTCGGCCCGCAGCGAACCGCAACCGCGAGTTCGTCATCGAGCCTAGCCTGAGTCACGTCGTCGACCAGTTCCTTCCAGTTGATGACGCCGTAGATGTAGTCGATCGATTCGCCATGCGAGGAAAACGGCATCAGGATGCCGCGATACAATGTGTTGTGCCCTCGCGCATTGACGAACTCGGCCTCAAAACCGATCGGCGCGGTATTGGCGATGATCTGGAGATAATGGTCAGTCAACCGCGACAGCAAGGAACGGCTCGGGACCTGCGAGATGTGCGTGATGGACGTGTCGATCGCGCATTCCTCGCGCAAGGCCCGGCCGACGAACGAGATCGCGGGGTTTTCGACGCCCGTCGAGAAATCGAGCAACACGCCGTTCGGCCCGAAATCGGTCATATCGGCAAGATCGAGATCATCGATCGCCGGATACGCACGCCCGCGCAACAGCGAGACCCAATGGTTGTAGGCACGCACATGCATGCGCCGTTCGTCGGTACCAATATCGAGTCGCGGCCCATCGACAGCGCCAGCGCGCGCGTCGACATCCCCCGCTTCGTTCCGGTCGGCCTCGAGCCCGCGAACATCATCCATGCGCCATTTGACCCTTCGTGCGATTCGCCCTCGAATCCCGTTTCCCAAGTGGTTGTGCATCCGCCTTGGTAAACGCCGCGTAAATCGGCGTGGCGGGCAATTTGCGCAATCCTGCGCTTGCCACGCCACATTCCGCCTGATAAGCGCCCGCCCTCACGACCGACGATCGATATCGCCGGCCGCGAAGATGCCGCTTTAGCTCAGTTGGTAGAGCATCGCATTCGTAATGCGGGGGTCACAGGTTCGAGTCCTGTAAGCGGCACCAGAACACATTGAGAACATTGTAGAAAACCGCAGAAACCTGCGGTATATTGCCTCCTGTTGATCCCGCGAAATCTCACTTTGTTCCGCTAAGGATCACTCAAAGTGGACCACGAATCGGTGGACCACGAGATTTTGAGGAGGCGTGGTCCACCGTGCTGACGACCGTTCAGATCCGTGCGCTCAAACCCGCAGCGCGTCCGTTCAAGGTTCCCGACTCCGACGGGCTGTTTCTTTTGGTCCAGCCGACCGGCGCCCTCCTCTGGCGGTTTCGCTACAAGATGCTCGGCGTCGAGCGCAAAATGTCACTTGGCACGTTCCCGGAGGTTTCGCTCAAGGACGCTCGCAAGAAGCGGGACGAACTACGCGCCGAGATCGTCGACGGGGTCGATCCGGTCGAGGAGAAGCGGCAGCGTCGACTCAAGGACGAACTCGCCGCCGCAACCACGTTCACGCTGGTCGCCGAGGAGTTCATCCAGAAGATGGAGCGGGAGGGGAAATCCCCTGCCACCATCAAGAAGGCCCGCTGGTTTCTCGAACTGCTCGACGGGATCGCCAAGCGCCCGATCGCTGCGATCACGCCCCACGAATTGCTGGACGTACTGAAGCGCGTTGAGCGTCGGGGCCATCACGAAACAGCGCTGCGCTTGCGTTCGTTTACCGGTCGCGTGTTCCGCTACGGCTTTGCAACGCTGCGCGTCGATCGCAATCCCGCCGATATTCTGCGAGGCGCCCTGACCGTGCCGCGCGTCAAGCATCATGCAGCGATCGTCGAGCCGCTGAAGGTCGGCGAGCTTCTGCGCGCGATCGAGGATTACAACGGTCGGCCCGAAACGCGATTCGCGTTGCGCCTTGCACCGCACGTCTTCCTGCGGCCCGGAGAACTGCGACAGGGCAAGTGGAGCGAGATCGATTTCGCCGACAAGGTCTGGCGCATTCCCGCCGAACGCATGAAGATGAAGCAGGCTCATGCTGTGCCGCTCTCGCGCCAATCGCTCTATCTTCTGCAGGAACTGCGGTCGCTCAGTCGGCCGGGGGAATTCTTGTTTCCGGCACTGCACACAACGAAGCGCTCAATCTGCGAGAACACCCTCAACATCGCGCTGCGTCGGCTAGGTTACGAGCACGACCAGATGACCAGCCACGGTTTCCGCGCTACTGCCAGCACGCTGCTTAACGAATCCGGCCTCTGGCACCCGGACGCGATCGAGCGCGCTCTTGCGCACGGCGAGAACGACAAAGTGAGGGCCGCTTATCATCGGGGAGCGCACTGGGCTGAGCGCGTGAAGATGGCGCAGTGGTGGTCGGACTATCTTGATCAGCTTCGCGCCGGCGGCAAAGTGATTAACGGGAAGTTTCAGAACCGAGCGTAGCTTGCAATCGAATCACGAGCAATTTGTTCACCGCAGTAGGTATGTTGGGCCGGCTGCATGTACGTTGCGTGCCCATCGCTAAGGCGTCATTGAAACCGCCTGTTCAGCGACTGGTTTCGTTTCCTCAGTTCGATTCCCGTAGGGGTCACCATCGTCAAGCCAGAATCGACGGGATTCGGTGCTTTTTGGTGGTACCGCGAATTCTGCACCCGTCGAGATCTTCCTGGGAGGCGAGCGTATCGCCGTGCACATGCGCGGAAGCGGGAATGGCAGACACACCACCGTCCCCGAGCACATGCCCTCCAGCCATCGGCGCTACGGCGAATGGACGCCGGCCAAGATCCGCGAAGAGGCAAGCCGGATCGGGCCGATGCTGTCCTTGCTGGTGGAGAAGGTCATCGAGGCAAAACCCCATCCCGAACAGGGCTACCGGTCATGCTTGGGCATTATCGGGCTCGAGAAACGCTTCGGTGCCCAGCGGCTCGAAGCCGCGGCGCTGCGCGCGCTGGAAATCCAGGCGCGCAATTATCCATCGGTCAAATCGATCCTCGAGAAGGGCCTCGACCAGGTGCCCGTTCCCCAATCCCCTGAGCAAGAGCCGATCATCCACTCCAACATCCGCGGCTCAAGCTATTACAACTGAAGGAGCAAGAATGCTGAAGAATCCCACTCTGGACCTTCTGGGCCACCTCGGCCTCGCCGGCATGGCCAAGGCCTTTGCCGAGATGGAAGGCAACGATGACGCGGCGAGCCTCAGCCATGCCGAATGGCTGGCGCTGCTACTCGACCAGGAGGCCACATACCGAAATGACAGGCGCCTTGCGGATTCCGGGGTGATCGCGCCCATCATTCCGAGATGATGTCGCCCGGCATTCCGATTTGATGCCGCCCACCGTTCCGAGATGATGCCGCCCATCATTCCGGAATGATGCCGCCCACCCGGTGCGGTGTTTGGAAGGTCAGTTTCGGTCGTCGAGGATCGCTCCTTTTGGGGAGGTCCGATGCCGACGGAGAGACTGAGCATGCGTCGTGTACGCGAGATATTGAGGCTGATCCGTGACGCGGACATGCCGGCCCGTGCGGTTGCCCGCCAGCTCGGCGTGGCGGCCTCGACGGTGCGGGAGACGGTGCGTCGGTTCGATGCGTCGGGCATGGAATGGCCGCTGCCACCGGGGTTGAACGATACGGCGCTGGAGAGCCGTCTGTATGGTCCGGCGGGGTCGAAGCAGGGTCATCGACGGCGCGCGGAGCCTGACTGGGCGGCAGTGAACCGAGAGCTCAAGCGCAAGCACGTGACGCTGCAGGTGCTTTGGGACGAGTATATCGAGCTTCATCCCGACGGCTATCGCTACAGTCGGTTCTGCGAACTGTATCGCGGCTGGGAAGCTCGACTGCCGGTGACGATGCGGCAGAACCACATCGGCGGCGACCGGATGTTCGTCGATTATGCCGGCGACACGGTGCCGGTGGTGGTGGACCGGCTGACCGGGGAAATCCGCGACGCGCACATCTTCGTGGCGGTGATGGCGGCATCAAGCCTGTCGTTCGCGTTCGCGACGTGGAGCGAGACGCTGCAGGACTGGAGCGACGCGCACGTGCGGGCGTTCGCGTTCTTTGGCGGTGCCGCTCGCCTGCTGGTGCCTGACAACGCCAAAGTCGCGGTGATCAAGGCGTGCCTGTACGATCCGCAGGTCAACCGCAGCTATGCCGAACTCGCGGCGCATTACGACACCGCTGTGCTGCCGGCGCGGCCGTATCGCCCGCGCGATAAAGCGAAGGTCGAGGCCTGCGTCGGCATCATCGAGCGGTGGCTGCTGGGGCGGCTTCGCCACCGGGTCTGGTATGGGCTGGGCGAATTGAATGCCGCGATCGCCGACCTGCTCGCGCGCCTCAATGACGAGCGTGTGTTGCGGCGGTTCGGGCGGACGCGCCGCCAGCTGTTCGAAGAGATCGACGCACCACACCTGAAGTCGCTGCCGGCGACGGCCTATGTTCTGGCGCAGTGGCGCCGAGCCCGGGTCGGGCTCGATTATCATGTCGAGGTCGAGAAGCACTTCTACTCGGTGCCCTATCGCCACGTCCGTGCGGCGGTCGAGGTGCGGCTGACGGCACGAACCATCGAGATCTTCGCTGCTGGCGAACGGATCGCGGCGCACATGCGCGGCTCCGGCAATGGCCGCCACACCACGATCAACGATCACATGCCCTCAAGCCACCGGCGCTACGCGGACTGGACGATCGAGCGGATCGTCGCGGAGGCGGCGGGGCTTGGCCCTTCGGTGAAACTGCTGTGCGAGATGATCCTCCAGGATCGCCCGCATCCCGAACAGGGGTATCGGTCGTGCCTGGGGATCTTGCGGCTGGCACGAGCCTACGGCGCCGCCCGCCTCGATGCCGCGGCGCTACGCGCACTCGAGATCGGCGTGCGCAATTACGGATCGGTGAAATCCATCCTCGAGAAGAAGCTCGACGGCCAGCCGCTGCACGAGCCCCGCGCGCCGGACGAAGCGGGCATCGACCATCCCAACATCCGCGGTTCCAGCTACTACCACTGAGGAGACCTGTCGTGCTGACCCATCCTACTCTCGACCAACTCCATGCCCTTGGCCTGTACGGAATGGCCAAAGCGTTCGGCGAACTCGGCAAGCACGGCGATACGCCGCAACTCGCGCACGCCGAATGGCTCGGTCTGCTGCTCGACCGAGAGATCGTCCATCGCCACGACAAGCGGCTCGGCGCGCGGCTGCGCCACGCCAGGCTCCGGCACAATGCCGCCCCCGAGGACATCGATTATCGTAGCGCGCGTGGGCTGGACCGCCGGCTCGTTGAAAAGCTGCTGAAGGGCGACTGGATCGACGCACACGACAATCTAGCGCTGTGCGGCCCGACCGGGATCGGCAAGAGCTGGCTTGCCTGTGCGATCGGCCACAAGGCCTGCCGCGACAATCGTTCGGTCCTCTATACCCGGTTCCCGCGCCTGCTTGACGACCTGGCGCTGTCGCGCGGCGATGGTCGCATCGCGCGCAAGCTCAAGAGCCTTGGCCAGGTCGAGCTCCTGATCCTGGACGACTGGGGACTTCAGCCGCTCGACGCTCAGGCCCGCCACGATCTCCTCGAAATCCTCGAGGACCGCTACGGACGTAAATCCACCATCGTCACCAGCCAGCTCGACATCGCGTCCTGGCACCGCGCCATCGGTGACGCCACCTACGCCGACGCGATCCTGGATCGGCTCCTTCACAATGCCCACCGTATCGAACTCACCGGCGACTCCTTGCGCCGGTCAAAGCCGACCGCCGCAGGTTGACGTTCCACCGCCAAAAATGCCAACCACACACTGTCGACCAAACGACCCTTCAGGTGGGCGCGATCATCCCGGAACGCTGGGCGCGATCATCTCGGAATAGACGGGCGGCATCGTCGGAATCCGCACGCCTCGCTCTGCGCCTGCGTCACGCGAAACTGCGGCATCGCGCCGTGCCTGAGGATGTTGATTATCGAACGCGCCGCAGCCTTGATCGCCGGCTCTTCGAAACGCTGCTGGCCGGGGAATGGATCTCCAAGCACGAAAACCTGGCCATCATCGGCCCGACCGGCATCGGCAAAAGTTGGTTGGCCTGTGCGATCGGCCACAAGGCTTGCCGCGATAACCGTTCGGCTCTGTACACCCGGTTGCCGCGCCTGATCGACGAACTGACGCTGGCCAAGGGAGACGGCCGTATCGCCGCCCGGATGAAGAGCCTTGCTCGGGTGGAGCTACTGATCCTGGACGACTGGGGTCTTCAACCACTCGACGGCAACGCCCGGCATCATCTCCTCGAAATCCTCGAGGACCGTTACGGTCAGCGTTCCACGCTCGTCACCAGCCAGCTTCCCGTGGCCCGCTGGCATCAGACCATAAACGAGCCCAACATCGGGCAATACCCCTGATATCGATCGGCCTATCTCTTATGTGACCGTCACGTCGCGCCGCCACGCACTGTTTGGACAACGGCTTGAGCTCCTCCAGTTCGACTCCGATCGAGGGCCGACCTGGGTGACGGTGCGGGTGCCGAACGGCAGTCGCCGCAACATTCGTCGTGCTCTGACCGATCTGGCGCAGCCTCTGACTGACTCGAAATCGCCTCCGCTGATCTCAGGCCGCATCCTTCTGCGAGTCGTCAATCATGCCGAGGCGTTGTCGCGGCGCCTTGAGGAGGAAAAGCGTAATGGCGAAGATGACGTCGCGGACGGCATTATCGATCCCGCCGCAGCTTTGGACCCATCTGCCGGAGCAGATCCGACGACGACTGGCTACGCAGATTGCCCGTGCGCTGCGCCAGACACTGCACGACCGCCGCGCCGGTGACGACAATGCTGAGATCCCTTTCGTCAGGTGACCCGATCAACGCGGTCCATCGCGCGAAGCTGGCATATGTCTATGTCCGCCAATCGAGCGTCGGCCAGATCCGGTATCACCAGGAGAGCACGGCGCTGCAGTATCGGTTGGTCGACCGTGCACTGGGTCTGGGCTGGCCGCGTGAACGCGTCGAAGTCATTGATGACGATCTCGGCAAATCCGGTGCCGAGGCGCAGCATCGTCATGGGTTCCAGCGGCTGATAGCCGAAGTTGGGTTGGGTCATGCTGGGCTCGTACTCAGCTATGATGCTTCACGCCTGGCGCGCAACAATAGCGATTGGCATCAGTTGCTCCAGTTGTGCTCGATGTTCAGTGTCCTGATCGCCGACAGCGAACGGCTTTACGATCCCGCCGTCTACCACGACCGGCTGCTGCTGGGCTTGTCTGGGATCATGAGCGAGGCCGAGCTTCATCAAATCCGCATGCGGTTGCATCAGGGCGAACGCCAAAAGGCGGCACGCGGCGAGCTGCGCATGCCCTTGCCGGCCGGGCTGGCGCAGGCAGCCGGCGGAGGTATCATGCTCAATCCTGACGCTGAGGTACAGGAACGGATCCGGCTGGTGTTCGACAGCTTCTGCGGGTTGGGAAGCGCAAAAGCCGTCGTGCGTTACCTGCGCAAAGCGGATCTGGCACTCCCTGTTCGTCCGCTTCGCGGACCGGCTCCGCACGCGGTGGTCTGGCGCGACGCCAATGACGCACGCGTGCGTACCATCCTCAAGAACCCGGCTTATGCCGGAGCATATGTCTATGGCCGCAGATGCGCGGCGCCGGAACGACGCAGCCTGGGAACGGCGCATCCCACCAAAGCGGTTCCGCGCGAGCAATGGGAGGTCTGCATCAAGGACGCGCACCCGGGTTATATCGGCTGGGAGGAGTATATGACCATCAACGATCGCCTGGCGGACAATGTCGGCAACTTCCGGGTCGGTCATCGCGGCGCCCCCCGTCGGGGTCGAGCCCTCCTCCAGGGCATCGTGATATGCGGCAGTTGCGCTCGGCGCATGGCGCTCAACTACTCCGGTCCCGAAAGCGACTTCCCGGTCTATCGCTGTCGCGGGGACCGCGACCTGGGAGCTGGCGAATATTGCCAGGAGGTTCGCGCCCCAAGGGTAGAGGCCGAAGTCGAGCGCCTGTTCCTCGCCGCGCTGGCGCCGGACC
This genomic stretch from Sphingomonas panacis harbors:
- a CDS encoding tyrosine-type recombinase/integrase is translated as MLTTVQIRALKPAARPFKVPDSDGLFLLVQPTGALLWRFRYKMLGVERKMSLGTFPEVSLKDARKKRDELRAEIVDGVDPVEEKRQRRLKDELAAATTFTLVAEEFIQKMEREGKSPATIKKARWFLELLDGIAKRPIAAITPHELLDVLKRVERRGHHETALRLRSFTGRVFRYGFATLRVDRNPADILRGALTVPRVKHHAAIVEPLKVGELLRAIEDYNGRPETRFALRLAPHVFLRPGELRQGKWSEIDFADKVWRIPAERMKMKQAHAVPLSRQSLYLLQELRSLSRPGEFLFPALHTTKRSICENTLNIALRRLGYEHDQMTSHGFRATASTLLNESGLWHPDAIERALAHGENDKVRAAYHRGAHWAERVKMAQWWSDYLDQLRAGGKVINGKFQNRA
- a CDS encoding transposase encodes the protein MLFGGTANSAPVEIFLGGERIAVHMRGSGNGRHTTVPEHMPSSHRRYGEWTPAKIREEASRIGPMLSLLVEKVIEAKPHPEQGYRSCLGIIGLEKRFGAQRLEAAALRALEIQARNYPSVKSILEKGLDQVPVPQSPEQEPIIHSNIRGSSYYN
- a CDS encoding ATP-binding protein, with the protein product MLKNPTLDLLGHLGLAGMAKAFAEMEGNDDAASLSHAEWLALLLDQEATYRNDRRLADSGVIAPIIPR
- the istA gene encoding IS21 family transposase, with protein sequence MRRVREILRLIRDADMPARAVARQLGVAASTVRETVRRFDASGMEWPLPPGLNDTALESRLYGPAGSKQGHRRRAEPDWAAVNRELKRKHVTLQVLWDEYIELHPDGYRYSRFCELYRGWEARLPVTMRQNHIGGDRMFVDYAGDTVPVVVDRLTGEIRDAHIFVAVMAASSLSFAFATWSETLQDWSDAHVRAFAFFGGAARLLVPDNAKVAVIKACLYDPQVNRSYAELAAHYDTAVLPARPYRPRDKAKVEACVGIIERWLLGRLRHRVWYGLGELNAAIADLLARLNDERVLRRFGRTRRQLFEEIDAPHLKSLPATAYVLAQWRRARVGLDYHVEVEKHFYSVPYRHVRAAVEVRLTARTIEIFAAGERIAAHMRGSGNGRHTTINDHMPSSHRRYADWTIERIVAEAAGLGPSVKLLCEMILQDRPHPEQGYRSCLGILRLARAYGAARLDAAALRALEIGVRNYGSVKSILEKKLDGQPLHEPRAPDEAGIDHPNIRGSSYYH
- the istB gene encoding IS21-like element helper ATPase IstB, which produces MLTHPTLDQLHALGLYGMAKAFGELGKHGDTPQLAHAEWLGLLLDREIVHRHDKRLGARLRHARLRHNAAPEDIDYRSARGLDRRLVEKLLKGDWIDAHDNLALCGPTGIGKSWLACAIGHKACRDNRSVLYTRFPRLLDDLALSRGDGRIARKLKSLGQVELLILDDWGLQPLDAQARHDLLEILEDRYGRKSTIVTSQLDIASWHRAIGDATYADAILDRLLHNAHRIELTGDSLRRSKPTAAG
- a CDS encoding ATP-binding protein; the protein is MGAIIPERWARSSRNRRAASSESARLALRLRHAKLRHRAVPEDVDYRTRRSLDRRLFETLLAGEWISKHENLAIIGPTGIGKSWLACAIGHKACRDNRSALYTRLPRLIDELTLAKGDGRIAARMKSLARVELLILDDWGLQPLDGNARHHLLEILEDRYGQRSTLVTSQLPVARWHQTINEPNIGQYP
- a CDS encoding recombinase family protein → MLRSLSSGDPINAVHRAKLAYVYVRQSSVGQIRYHQESTALQYRLVDRALGLGWPRERVEVIDDDLGKSGAEAQHRHGFQRLIAEVGLGHAGLVLSYDASRLARNNSDWHQLLQLCSMFSVLIADSERLYDPAVYHDRLLLGLSGIMSEAELHQIRMRLHQGERQKAARGELRMPLPAGLAQAAGGGIMLNPDAEVQERIRLVFDSFCGLGSAKAVVRYLRKADLALPVRPLRGPAPHAVVWRDANDARVRTILKNPAYAGAYVYGRRCAAPERRSLGTAHPTKAVPREQWEVCIKDAHPGYIGWEEYMTINDRLADNVGNFRVGHRGAPRRGRALLQGIVICGSCARRMALNYSGPESDFPVYRCRGDRDLGAGEYCQEVRAPRVEAEVERLFLAALAPDQLAVTLAALDEINTDAHALDRQWALKRERATYETERARRQYDAVEPENRLVARSLESIWEDKLRDAERIEQDYQRWKTEQASTLSTEERARIAAFGIDLPRLWETLGNADRKAMLRLVIDEVIVDQRRAKGMVWIRILWQTGAATEHWLMRRTQSYADAAQSEQIEKRVRELNAQGCMDAQIAAVLNNEGLRNSRGGAFDNGTIHLLRKRWDIPTAKINGVECNPPRWPDGSYSIQGAADMLGVTAQTVFKWLNKGRLHGRQLAKGQPWQIDLVDEEIGPLKAQVRRTTPSRRTAS